One Pirellulales bacterium DNA segment encodes these proteins:
- a CDS encoding co-chaperone GroES, with amino-acid sequence MSTATKPKPQKKSSSNIKLQPLGDRVVIEREESEGKTAGGIVLPDAAKDKPARGTVISVGNGRLLEDGKRNKIQVKPGDRVVFSSYAGEQFKVGDSELLLMREEDILAVIEE; translated from the coding sequence ATGTCGACTGCGACCAAACCCAAGCCGCAAAAGAAATCGTCTTCCAACATCAAGCTCCAGCCGCTGGGAGATCGCGTTGTGATCGAACGCGAAGAGTCGGAAGGCAAGACCGCCGGCGGCATCGTGCTCCCCGACGCGGCCAAGGACAAGCCGGCCCGCGGCACCGTGATCAGTGTCGGCAATGGCCGCCTGCTGGAAGATGGGAAGCGCAACAAAATTCAAGTCAAGCCGGGCGATCGGGTTGTGTTTTCGAGCTACGCCGGCGAGCAATTCAAGGTCGGCGATTCTGAACTGCTGCTGATGCGCGAAGAAGACATTCTGGCGGTGATCGAAGAATAA
- the rplT gene encoding 50S ribosomal protein L20 — protein MRTTSSVPRNRAKKRLFQKVKGFVGGRRRLLRTATEALIRAGTYATRDRRLRKRDFRKLWIIRINAAVRMHGLRYSQFIHGLEKAKVELDRKSLAEMAVNDPTGFGALVEQVKGTLTTA, from the coding sequence ATGAGAACCACGAGCAGCGTGCCCCGCAATCGGGCCAAAAAGCGACTTTTTCAGAAAGTGAAGGGCTTCGTCGGCGGCCGCCGGCGACTGCTACGCACGGCGACCGAAGCGTTGATCCGCGCGGGAACCTACGCCACGCGCGATCGCCGGCTGCGAAAGCGCGATTTCCGCAAACTGTGGATCATCCGCATCAACGCCGCCGTTCGGATGCATGGGCTGCGCTATAGCCAATTCATCCACGGACTGGAAAAGGCCAAGGTCGAGCTCGACCGCAAGTCGCTGGCCGAAATGGCCGTCAACGATCCGACTGGCTTCGGCGCCCTCGTCGAGCAAGTCAAAGGCACCCTGACGACGGCCTAA
- the pheS gene encoding phenylalanine--tRNA ligase subunit alpha, which produces MALADFLQELDELSAAGSAALGGAADLAALEAARVEFLGAKSGRLKAVQKSLGSVAGPDKPAAGKRFNEVKQLLEAALAEAQSRLAGVEAAPAGPPLDPTQPGPQPALGHLHPITQTIEELQEIMGRLGFTVADGPEIEDEWHNFEALNIPADHPARDPLENFFLSTAAVGARELAGQRGTVPFCSADSAKGDGPRPLLLRSQTSTVQIRVMEHEPPPVRIIALGRVYRPDTADATHYPMFHQIEGLLVDRHATMADLKSVLRLFAASYLGREVHIRFRPSFFPFTEPSVEVDMSWGQRWIEMGGAGMVDPNVLRAVGYDPEQVTGFAFGLGVERVCARRHGVTDIREFYKNDVRFLHQF; this is translated from the coding sequence GTGGCGCTGGCCGATTTCTTGCAGGAGCTTGACGAACTTTCCGCGGCCGGCAGCGCGGCGCTCGGCGGCGCCGCCGACTTGGCAGCGCTCGAGGCCGCGCGCGTCGAGTTCTTGGGCGCCAAAAGCGGCCGGCTCAAGGCCGTGCAGAAATCGCTCGGCAGCGTCGCCGGGCCCGATAAGCCGGCCGCTGGAAAACGGTTCAACGAAGTCAAGCAACTCCTCGAAGCCGCACTCGCCGAAGCGCAATCGCGATTGGCTGGCGTCGAGGCAGCTCCCGCCGGGCCGCCCCTCGATCCGACGCAGCCCGGCCCGCAGCCGGCGCTCGGCCATCTGCATCCGATCACGCAGACGATCGAAGAGTTGCAAGAGATCATGGGCCGGCTTGGGTTCACCGTCGCCGACGGTCCGGAGATCGAAGACGAATGGCACAACTTCGAGGCTTTGAACATCCCGGCCGATCATCCGGCCCGCGATCCGCTCGAGAATTTTTTTCTGAGCACGGCGGCGGTTGGGGCGCGCGAATTGGCGGGGCAGAGGGGGACAGTCCCCTTTTGCTCCGCGGACTCCGCAAAAGGGGACGGTCCCCGGCCGCTGTTGCTCCGCAGCCAGACGAGCACGGTCCAGATTCGCGTGATGGAGCACGAGCCGCCGCCGGTGCGGATCATCGCCCTCGGGCGCGTCTACAGGCCCGACACTGCCGATGCGACCCACTATCCGATGTTTCATCAGATCGAGGGGCTATTAGTGGATCGGCATGCGACGATGGCCGATTTGAAAAGCGTGTTGCGGTTGTTCGCCGCAAGCTATTTGGGGCGCGAGGTGCATATTCGCTTTCGACCATCTTTCTTTCCTTTCACCGAACCGAGCGTCGAAGTGGACATGAGTTGGGGCCAGCGCTGGATCGAAATGGGCGGCGCGGGGATGGTCGATCCGAATGTGCTTCGAGCCGTCGGCTACGACCCGGAGCAGGTGACCGGATTCGCGTTCGGCTTGGGCGTCGAGCGCGTCTGCGCCCGCCGCCACGGCGTAACGGATATCCGCGAGTTCTACAAAAACGATGTGAGATTCTTGCACCAGTTTTGA
- the groL gene encoding chaperonin GroEL (60 kDa chaperone family; promotes refolding of misfolded polypeptides especially under stressful conditions; forms two stacked rings of heptamers to form a barrel-shaped 14mer; ends can be capped by GroES; misfolded proteins enter the barrel where they are refolded when GroES binds), whose amino-acid sequence MAKMIAFDQEARDAMRRGVSKLARAVKVTLGPKGRNVILQKSFGSPTVTKDGVTVAKEIDLEDVYENMGARMVREVASKTSDVAGDGTTTATVLAESVFNEGLKAVVSGVNPIQMKQGIERAVADIIERLKKMSISIKSKKEMAQVGSVAANNDEEIGNLLAEAMEKVGKDGVITVDEGKSLKTEVEWVEGMQFDRGYLSPYFVSNPTQMQCVLDDCYVLVFEKKISNVKELVPVLEAVVNAGKPLLIVAEDVEGEALATLVINKLRGTFNVCAVKAPGYGDRRKAMLEDIGILTGAQPVFESLGVKLENLTIADLGRAKKVIVDKDNTTIIEGAGKSSDIKARIDQIRREIDNSTSDYDKEKLEERLAKLAGGVAKVNVGAATESEMKEKKARVEDALHATRAAVEEGILPGGGVALVRACSAVKADGLSHDEQIGYNIVIRACRAPLVQISANAGQDGSIICEKVAEGKGNFGYNAATGVFEDLVKAGVIDPTKVTRTALQNAASVATLLLTSDALIAEKPKDSPKKGGAGGHGGDYDMY is encoded by the coding sequence ATGGCAAAAATGATTGCCTTCGATCAAGAAGCTCGCGATGCGATGCGTCGGGGCGTTTCCAAGTTGGCTCGGGCGGTAAAGGTGACGCTGGGGCCCAAAGGCCGCAACGTCATCCTCCAGAAAAGCTTCGGCTCTCCGACGGTGACCAAAGACGGCGTTACGGTCGCGAAAGAAATCGATCTCGAAGACGTCTATGAAAACATGGGCGCCCGCATGGTCCGCGAGGTCGCCTCGAAGACCAGCGACGTCGCCGGCGACGGCACCACCACCGCCACCGTGCTCGCCGAGTCGGTATTCAACGAAGGGCTCAAGGCTGTCGTATCGGGCGTAAATCCCATTCAAATGAAACAGGGCATCGAACGCGCCGTCGCCGATATCATCGAGCGGCTCAAGAAGATGTCGATCAGCATCAAGAGCAAGAAGGAAATGGCCCAGGTCGGATCCGTCGCTGCGAACAACGACGAAGAAATCGGCAATCTCCTCGCCGAAGCCATGGAAAAAGTCGGCAAAGACGGCGTTATCACCGTCGATGAAGGCAAGAGCCTCAAGACCGAGGTCGAATGGGTCGAAGGCATGCAGTTCGATCGCGGATATCTCTCGCCGTATTTCGTCAGCAACCCAACGCAGATGCAATGCGTCTTGGACGATTGCTATGTGCTGGTCTTCGAAAAGAAAATTTCGAACGTCAAGGAGTTGGTGCCGGTGCTGGAAGCGGTCGTCAACGCGGGCAAGCCGCTGCTGATCGTTGCCGAAGATGTCGAAGGCGAAGCCCTGGCGACGCTCGTGATCAACAAGCTCCGCGGCACGTTCAACGTTTGTGCCGTGAAGGCTCCGGGCTATGGCGACCGCCGCAAGGCAATGCTGGAAGACATCGGCATCTTGACCGGCGCTCAACCCGTTTTCGAAAGCCTCGGCGTGAAGCTTGAGAATCTGACGATTGCCGACTTGGGTCGTGCGAAGAAAGTCATCGTCGACAAAGACAACACGACGATCATCGAAGGGGCCGGCAAGTCGAGCGACATCAAGGCCCGCATCGACCAGATTCGTCGCGAAATCGACAACTCCACCAGCGACTACGACAAGGAAAAGCTCGAAGAGCGGCTGGCGAAATTGGCCGGCGGCGTGGCCAAGGTAAACGTCGGGGCTGCCACGGAAAGCGAGATGAAGGAGAAGAAGGCCCGCGTCGAAGACGCATTGCACGCCACGCGTGCGGCCGTCGAAGAAGGAATTCTACCCGGCGGCGGCGTTGCCCTGGTTCGGGCATGCAGCGCGGTCAAGGCCGACGGCCTCTCGCACGACGAGCAGATCGGCTACAACATCGTCATCCGTGCCTGCCGGGCTCCGCTCGTCCAGATCTCGGCCAACGCCGGCCAAGACGGCAGCATCATCTGCGAAAAGGTGGCCGAGGGTAAAGGCAACTTCGGCTACAACGCCGCCACCGGCGTGTTCGAAGACTTGGTGAAGGCCGGCGTCATCGACCCGACCAAGGTCACACGCACCGCGCTTCAGAATGCGGCCAGCGTGGCCACACTACTGCTGACCAGCGACGCCTTGATCGCCGAGAAGCCGAAAGACTCGCCCAAGAAGGGCGGAGCCGGCGGCCACGGCGGCGATTACGATATGTATTAA
- a CDS encoding response regulator translates to MNAPKILSGPRMNPIMQGEDKANVLVIDDDPDIVAGLAKALSGAGYVAHCCRDAEGAIECVRRVTPDLIISDINLNGANGLQLCERLKKEEGLVEVPFMFLSGAQIPDIIRRSHEVGATYYLRKPFDHHVLLELVDKALWMPHLVATHSGR, encoded by the coding sequence ATGAACGCACCGAAGATCCTGAGCGGCCCGAGAATGAACCCGATCATGCAAGGCGAAGACAAGGCCAATGTCCTGGTGATCGACGATGATCCGGATATCGTTGCTGGGCTCGCGAAGGCGCTTTCAGGCGCAGGCTATGTGGCGCATTGCTGCCGCGATGCCGAAGGGGCGATCGAATGCGTCCGCCGCGTCACTCCGGATTTGATCATCTCCGACATCAATTTGAATGGCGCAAACGGCCTGCAGCTTTGCGAACGGCTCAAGAAGGAAGAAGGGCTCGTCGAGGTGCCATTCATGTTTCTTTCCGGCGCCCAGATTCCCGACATTATCCGCCGTTCGCACGAAGTCGGCGCGACGTATTATCTCCGAAAGCCGTTCGACCACCACGTGCTGCTCGAACTCGTCGATAAAGCACTGTGGATGCCCCATCTCGTGGCAACCCATTCCGGGCGCTGA
- a CDS encoding DUF1559 domain-containing protein: MARRLDGRARSARRSHGFTLVELLVVITIIGILMSLLLPAVQAARAAAQEAACKNNIKQLGLAALSHEQQYGWFPVGGWGKSWNGDPNLGFGANQPGGFFYNLLPFIEQSNLWAYGQTGSSTTILQVAQMPVVVYNCPSRRPLGQLPMGSGVKFYANSSSSSSAMASLATGTTLARCDYAVCGGDADKWGSGTQPTSFSQPTSLSQGQQASFWLSMGLNNFNGACVPHSQIQSGAITRGRTGLFLVGEKYLDPDNYLNGQDPGDNTTWDMGYDANVVRWAGGGSSSNSNYLPTQDTPGIANSVAFGSTHFTGFGMAFADGHVGWLNYTIDPTMYGYLGDRNLTSDTADMLDDSKW, from the coding sequence ATGGCTCGCCGTTTGGACGGTCGCGCGCGTTCCGCGCGACGCTCGCACGGTTTTACGCTCGTCGAATTGTTGGTCGTCATTACGATCATCGGAATCTTGATGTCGCTGTTGCTGCCCGCCGTTCAAGCGGCCCGGGCTGCGGCGCAAGAGGCCGCCTGCAAGAACAATATCAAGCAACTCGGGTTGGCTGCCCTGTCGCACGAACAGCAGTATGGCTGGTTTCCCGTTGGCGGTTGGGGCAAAAGCTGGAATGGCGATCCAAATCTGGGCTTCGGCGCCAATCAGCCGGGCGGCTTTTTCTACAATCTGCTGCCCTTCATCGAACAATCCAATCTTTGGGCCTACGGTCAGACAGGCTCGTCGACCACGATTTTGCAAGTGGCCCAGATGCCGGTCGTCGTATACAACTGCCCAAGCCGCCGGCCTTTAGGGCAGTTGCCGATGGGGTCGGGCGTTAAGTTCTACGCCAACAGTAGCTCATCGAGCAGTGCCATGGCGAGTCTGGCCACGGGCACGACGCTTGCTCGTTGCGACTACGCGGTTTGCGGCGGCGATGCCGACAAATGGGGATCGGGCACACAGCCGACTTCGTTCAGCCAGCCCACCTCGCTTTCGCAAGGCCAGCAAGCGTCGTTTTGGCTCAGCATGGGCCTGAACAATTTCAATGGTGCCTGTGTGCCGCATTCGCAAATTCAGTCCGGTGCGATCACTCGCGGCCGAACCGGACTGTTTCTGGTTGGCGAAAAGTATCTCGATCCCGACAACTATCTCAACGGCCAGGATCCCGGCGACAATACCACCTGGGACATGGGCTACGACGCCAATGTCGTCCGTTGGGCCGGCGGCGGCTCAAGCAGCAACAGCAACTATCTGCCGACACAAGACACTCCGGGCATCGCCAATTCGGTCGCCTTCGGCAGCACTCACTTCACCGGTTTCGGCATGGCCTTTGCCGACGGTCACGTAGGATGGTTGAACTATACGATCGATCCCACGATGTACGGTTATTTGGGCGATCGCAATCTTACATCCGACACGGCCGACATGCTCGACGATTCGAAATGGTAA
- a CDS encoding outer membrane beta-barrel protein yields the protein MTRPVGSDGFTLTPGERPQEATHDAAQTGPMLALNVDSGSPGQSGLLGDTIPATAGPAGNAAGPEAMSSPMQPAIPGGAEPTGPPQYEGPMDNPPPPHGGMFSGLHALFRPAPNGNWDNEPLHFDTFLGFIDDRTAQNTGVLGGFRLGWDYDTYWGVETRLGFTSLQEDTGPVVIWDESLLYYPWGDSRVRPYFTLGLGVNECRIVDPGDDWHHRQNLVDMPFGIGFKYRLHEWLVLRFDILDNLAFGSGSLGTMNNFSFTTGFEWRFGGVHYNYWPWNPAPAR from the coding sequence ATGACTCGACCTGTTGGCAGCGATGGTTTTACGCTGACACCCGGCGAACGGCCTCAGGAGGCGACGCACGATGCCGCGCAGACCGGCCCGATGCTCGCCCTGAATGTCGACTCTGGCTCCCCCGGGCAATCGGGTCTTCTGGGCGACACCATCCCGGCGACCGCCGGACCGGCGGGCAATGCGGCCGGTCCGGAAGCAATGTCAAGTCCGATGCAGCCGGCCATTCCAGGCGGCGCAGAACCAACAGGCCCCCCTCAATACGAAGGCCCGATGGACAATCCCCCGCCACCGCATGGAGGAATGTTTTCCGGGCTGCACGCACTTTTCCGACCCGCGCCGAACGGCAACTGGGATAATGAACCGCTGCACTTCGACACGTTCCTCGGTTTTATCGACGACCGCACGGCCCAGAATACCGGCGTTCTCGGGGGCTTCCGGCTAGGATGGGATTACGACACCTATTGGGGCGTGGAAACCCGCTTGGGCTTCACCTCGTTGCAGGAGGACACCGGACCGGTCGTTATCTGGGACGAGAGCTTGCTGTATTATCCCTGGGGCGATTCTCGAGTCCGGCCTTATTTCACGCTCGGACTCGGCGTCAATGAATGTCGAATCGTCGATCCGGGCGACGACTGGCATCACCGCCAGAATCTCGTCGACATGCCGTTCGGAATCGGTTTCAAATATCGGCTGCACGAATGGCTGGTGTTACGATTCGACATTCTCGACAACTTAGCGTTCGGTTCCGGCAGTCTGGGGACGATGAACAACTTTTCGTTCACGACTGGCTTCGAGTGGCGGTTCGGCGGAGTGCATTACAACTATTGGCCGTGGAACCCGGCTCCGGCGCGATAA
- the rpmI gene encoding 50S ribosomal protein L35: MPKQKTHKGCKKRFRITGRGKLKHRRSGTSHLNSRLTKKRRRNLRGTGVLATVDTKRVAIALTGNSY; this comes from the coding sequence ATGCCCAAGCAAAAAACCCATAAAGGCTGCAAAAAGCGGTTCCGGATCACTGGTCGCGGCAAACTAAAGCACCGCCGCTCCGGAACCAGCCATCTCAACAGCCGGCTGACCAAGAAGCGCCGCCGCAACCTCCGCGGCACGGGCGTGCTCGCTACGGTCGATACCAAACGGGTGGCGATCGCCTTGACTGGCAACAGTTATTAA
- a CDS encoding ABC transporter ATP-binding protein, protein MPSAVVNSVLSDSRSGEAAVRCRGVTKRFGSGEALVMALRGVDLDIPYGELTLLVGPSGCGKTTLLSVIAGILDPTAGDVHVLGANLPKMSGGQKVNFRGKNIGFVFQQYNLLPALTAAENVAVPLLIAGWSRRKAVEKAKTMMPMVGLSDRMNALPHALSGGQAQRVAIARALVHEPSLLVCDEPTAALDADNGHRIMQLMHDVAVSATRAVVVVTHDNRVFPFGDRIATMEDGRILRVETGRTAALSDQGHV, encoded by the coding sequence ATGCCCTCCGCGGTCGTCAATTCAGTGCTGAGCGATTCGCGGAGCGGGGAAGCCGCCGTGCGCTGCCGCGGCGTGACGAAGCGATTCGGCTCCGGCGAAGCGCTCGTGATGGCCCTGCGCGGCGTCGATCTCGATATCCCATACGGCGAACTCACGCTGCTCGTCGGCCCAAGCGGTTGCGGCAAAACCACGCTGTTATCCGTCATCGCCGGCATCCTCGACCCGACCGCCGGCGACGTGCATGTGCTCGGCGCGAATCTTCCAAAAATGTCCGGCGGCCAGAAAGTGAATTTTCGCGGCAAGAATATCGGCTTTGTCTTTCAGCAATACAATCTGCTTCCCGCACTGACGGCCGCCGAAAATGTTGCCGTGCCGCTGCTGATCGCCGGCTGGTCGCGCCGCAAGGCGGTCGAAAAGGCGAAAACCATGATGCCAATGGTCGGCCTCTCCGACCGCATGAATGCATTGCCGCACGCGCTATCCGGAGGGCAGGCCCAGCGCGTGGCGATTGCCAGGGCATTGGTCCACGAGCCGTCGCTTTTGGTGTGCGACGAGCCGACCGCCGCATTAGACGCCGACAACGGCCATCGCATCATGCAATTGATGCACGACGTGGCGGTGTCGGCCACACGGGCCGTGGTCGTGGTGACGCACGACAACCGTGTTTTCCCTTTCGGCGACCGCATCGCAACGATGGAAGACGGCCGAATCCTGCGCGTCGAAACCGGCCGGACAGCGGCGCTTAGCGATCAGGGCCACGTGTAG
- the pheT gene encoding phenylalanine--tRNA ligase subunit beta, translated as MLLSFAWLKDYIAVDVPAEELARRLMLAGLNHETTSAVGDDLAIDLEVTSNRPDCLGHIGVAREVAVLFDRPLSLPAAEPAQSKAPVERFARVALDCPALCPRYTARVIRGVRVRPSPAWLAARLATIGIAAINNVVDATNYVLMECGQPLHAFDLQKLAGGEIIVREAKAGEKFAAINHKTYDLEPSMCVIADRDRAVAIGGVMGGAESEVSESTTELLIESAEFDPMSIRRTARRLNLHSDSSYRFERGVDPEAIDWASRRVCELILELAGGELAAGVVDVGRRPTARPPITLRFDQLRRILGIEIAPAEVRRILAALGLRETHANATGIAALAPSWRRDLSREIDLVEEVARIHGYDAIPEDVSVPMASSHRRSADRVLGRVREALLSAGLDEAMTISVVEPAVSDAFSPWTDAPPLAISTPILRRADRLRRSLIPSLLVARRTNEALANSTIELFETARVYLARPDALPSEELMLAIASGRDFLTVKGILELMLKRLNPRAALEVVDYRNRFFTTGRAAELRIKNQHGGDPHESRERFGILGEISPATRQQFELRSPATVAEVRIVMLEKIAVLVPQAVELSPYPAVERDVNLVVAELVHWADVAESARLAAGPDLERLTYQDTYRDAQRLGADRKSLLMTLTLRRADRTLTSTEADTVRDAVVAACVAKHGAQLRA; from the coding sequence ATGCTCCTCTCATTCGCCTGGCTGAAAGACTACATTGCCGTCGATGTGCCGGCCGAGGAGCTGGCGCGCCGGCTGATGTTGGCCGGCTTGAACCACGAAACGACAAGCGCGGTGGGCGACGACTTGGCAATCGATCTCGAGGTAACCAGCAACCGGCCGGATTGCTTGGGACACATCGGCGTGGCGCGCGAAGTGGCCGTGCTCTTCGATCGCCCGTTGAGCTTGCCGGCGGCTGAACCGGCGCAAAGCAAGGCGCCGGTCGAGCGGTTCGCCCGCGTCGCGCTCGATTGCCCCGCGCTCTGCCCACGCTACACGGCGCGAGTGATTCGCGGAGTGCGTGTTCGGCCGAGTCCGGCGTGGCTCGCGGCCCGGCTGGCCACGATCGGCATCGCGGCGATCAACAACGTCGTCGATGCGACGAACTACGTGCTCATGGAATGTGGCCAGCCGTTGCATGCGTTCGATTTGCAAAAACTTGCCGGCGGCGAGATCATTGTCCGCGAAGCCAAGGCGGGCGAGAAGTTTGCCGCGATCAATCATAAGACCTACGACCTGGAACCGAGCATGTGTGTCATCGCCGACCGCGATCGCGCTGTGGCGATCGGCGGCGTGATGGGGGGCGCGGAGAGCGAGGTTTCCGAATCGACGACCGAATTGCTGATCGAATCGGCCGAGTTCGATCCGATGTCGATCCGCCGCACGGCCCGGCGGTTGAACTTGCATAGCGATTCTTCGTATCGCTTCGAGCGCGGCGTCGATCCGGAAGCGATCGATTGGGCAAGCCGCCGCGTTTGCGAGCTGATTCTCGAACTGGCTGGCGGCGAATTGGCGGCCGGCGTCGTTGATGTCGGTCGAAGGCCGACGGCGCGGCCGCCGATTACACTGCGGTTCGACCAACTGCGGCGGATTCTCGGCATTGAGATCGCACCGGCGGAAGTGCGGCGGATTCTGGCCGCGCTCGGATTGCGCGAAACGCATGCCAATGCGACCGGCATTGCGGCGCTTGCGCCGAGTTGGCGGCGGGATTTGAGTCGCGAGATCGACCTGGTCGAAGAAGTGGCCCGGATTCATGGGTACGACGCGATTCCCGAAGATGTGAGCGTGCCGATGGCGTCGTCGCACCGCCGGTCGGCCGATCGCGTGCTGGGCCGGGTGCGCGAGGCGCTTTTGTCAGCCGGGCTCGATGAAGCGATGACGATCAGCGTCGTCGAGCCGGCGGTGTCGGATGCCTTCAGCCCGTGGACCGACGCCCCGCCGTTAGCGATTTCCACGCCGATTCTGCGCCGCGCCGACCGGCTGCGGCGCAGTTTGATCCCCAGCCTGCTCGTCGCGCGGCGGACGAACGAAGCCCTCGCAAATTCGACGATCGAATTGTTCGAAACGGCCAGGGTCTATTTGGCTCGGCCCGACGCATTGCCGAGCGAAGAGTTGATGTTGGCGATCGCCAGCGGCCGAGACTTTCTGACCGTGAAGGGGATTTTGGAACTTATGCTTAAGCGGCTGAATCCCCGTGCGGCACTCGAGGTTGTGGATTATCGCAACCGGTTTTTCACCACCGGCCGGGCGGCCGAATTGCGCATCAAAAACCAGCATGGCGGCGATCCGCACGAGAGCCGTGAGCGGTTCGGCATTCTTGGAGAAATCAGCCCTGCAACTCGGCAACAATTCGAACTTCGCTCGCCGGCGACGGTCGCGGAAGTGCGGATCGTGATGTTGGAAAAAATTGCCGTGCTTGTGCCGCAAGCGGTGGAGTTGTCGCCCTATCCGGCCGTCGAGCGCGATGTGAACCTTGTGGTCGCGGAATTGGTTCACTGGGCAGACGTTGCGGAATCGGCCCGATTGGCCGCCGGCCCGGACCTCGAGCGGCTGACCTATCAAGACACCTATCGCGACGCGCAGCGACTGGGAGCCGATCGCAAGAGCCTGCTGATGACGCTCACGCTACGGCGCGCCGACCGCACGCTCACCAGCACCGAAGCCGACACGGTGCGCGACGCCGTGGTGGCCGCCTGCGTCGCCAAGCACGGTGCGCAATTGCGAGCGTGA